In the genome of Methylophaga nitratireducenticrescens, one region contains:
- a CDS encoding MFS transporter, whose product MQSSEFMTSPQANSYFSLIRSQFGLLAIGFIALFTGNLGQSFFIGLFQSDIANSLNLSAGEFGAVYAALTMASGFLVLYFGQKLDWIAPRRYALLVLTALLAGVILLTTSPWLIPALFGLGLVRLCGQGLMTHFGSTLAGREFTINRGRALGVVSLGMPLGEIILAPVIALFIGWLSWQQIWWAVAVVIFLIWLMLLLLAKWPEAPEIKRDSSGNKIKGPNPMLEKRFWLIIPLTMALPVTLTGIFIFQSQMTIDLNATTTAYALGLTAMGIARFPGALLGGRWIDELGVSLLARLYLAPFALAIILAVLMGGNAGVLILMIGAGISLGMSSPVVDSLLVVLWGREHLGHVRSVKSAFMVFSTGLAPAVLGFLIDGGVQFEAILMGMLVFMAIGWCLALAPIREAEKAFSDAEN is encoded by the coding sequence ATGCAATCATCGGAATTTATGACTTCTCCTCAAGCTAACAGTTATTTCAGTTTGATCCGCAGCCAGTTTGGTTTACTGGCTATTGGTTTTATTGCGCTTTTCACTGGCAATCTTGGACAAAGCTTTTTCATTGGTTTGTTTCAGTCTGATATCGCCAACTCATTAAACTTATCAGCAGGTGAGTTTGGGGCTGTTTATGCCGCACTGACCATGGCAAGCGGATTTCTGGTGTTATATTTCGGCCAAAAGCTGGATTGGATTGCCCCCCGGCGATATGCCTTGTTAGTGCTGACAGCATTATTGGCGGGCGTGATTTTACTGACCACTTCACCATGGCTGATTCCAGCCTTATTTGGTCTGGGCTTGGTACGGTTATGTGGTCAAGGGTTGATGACCCATTTTGGCAGTACCTTAGCAGGCCGCGAATTTACCATTAATCGTGGTCGGGCTCTGGGGGTAGTGAGTCTTGGCATGCCACTGGGTGAAATTATTCTGGCGCCAGTTATCGCATTATTTATTGGTTGGCTGAGCTGGCAGCAAATCTGGTGGGCGGTGGCCGTCGTCATTTTTCTCATTTGGTTGATGTTACTGCTTTTGGCTAAATGGCCTGAAGCTCCTGAAATCAAACGTGATAGCAGTGGTAACAAAATCAAAGGCCCCAATCCGATGCTGGAAAAACGTTTCTGGCTGATTATTCCATTAACCATGGCTTTGCCAGTCACTTTAACCGGCATTTTTATTTTTCAGTCTCAAATGACCATAGACTTAAATGCCACCACCACCGCATATGCATTAGGTTTAACGGCAATGGGCATTGCTCGTTTTCCGGGAGCATTACTTGGAGGCCGCTGGATAGATGAATTAGGAGTATCGCTTCTAGCTCGCTTGTACCTGGCACCTTTTGCATTAGCTATTATTTTGGCTGTATTAATGGGGGGCAATGCGGGTGTTTTGATTCTAATGATTGGTGCAGGTATTTCACTTGGCATGTCATCGCCGGTGGTAGATAGTTTATTAGTCGTACTTTGGGGTCGTGAACATTTAGGCCACGTGCGAAGTGTCAAATCAGCTTTTATGGTGTTTTCAACCGGTCTGGCACCCGCGGTATTAGGTTTCCTGATTGATGGTGGGGTCCAATTTGAAGCCATCCTAATGGGAATGCTGGTATTTATGGCTATAGGCTGGTGCCTGGCATTGGCACCAATTCGTGAAGCAGAGAAAGCTTTTAGCGACGCTGAAAATTAA
- a CDS encoding YciI family protein, giving the protein MKFMILRKADSDTEKGVMPSEQLLSAMGNYNMQMDQAGILRTGEGLKPTRDGARIKFQQGKPIITDGPFTETKELLAGYTVIEVNSKQEALDWAKRWPAEDADGNVELELRQLYEMSDFVDGQGLQKHIELEHKLHKQPLSTSSYLLFDGNCRQAFEFYAQVFGGDIVMILNGSESPMANEMPAEFADKIMHVSLQVGNWMLMGSDCPPGMFEKPQGFHVQIAFEDEQQAETTFNQLAEGGCVQMPFEPTFWAKRFGMLVDRFGTPWMINCGQCTL; this is encoded by the coding sequence ATGAAATTCATGATTTTACGTAAAGCCGATTCCGATACTGAAAAAGGTGTAATGCCCAGTGAACAATTATTATCGGCCATGGGCAACTACAACATGCAAATGGATCAGGCCGGAATATTAAGAACCGGTGAAGGCTTGAAACCAACCCGTGATGGGGCCCGCATTAAATTTCAGCAGGGTAAGCCGATAATCACTGATGGTCCGTTTACTGAAACCAAAGAATTACTCGCCGGTTACACGGTTATTGAGGTCAACTCCAAACAGGAAGCACTGGATTGGGCCAAACGCTGGCCAGCTGAAGATGCCGATGGCAACGTTGAACTGGAACTCAGACAACTTTATGAAATGAGTGATTTTGTTGATGGGCAGGGTTTGCAAAAACATATCGAACTTGAGCATAAACTTCACAAACAACCGCTTTCCACCAGCTCTTATCTATTATTTGATGGCAACTGCCGCCAGGCTTTTGAGTTCTATGCACAGGTGTTTGGTGGCGATATCGTAATGATATTAAACGGAAGCGAATCCCCGATGGCAAATGAAATGCCTGCCGAGTTCGCTGACAAGATCATGCATGTCTCTCTTCAGGTCGGCAATTGGATGTTAATGGGATCAGATTGCCCACCCGGCATGTTTGAAAAACCACAAGGTTTTCATGTACAGATTGCTTTTGAAGATGAGCAACAGGCTGAAACCACTTTTAATCAACTAGCCGAAGGTGGCTGTGTACAGATGCCGTTCGAACCCACATTTTGGGCCAAGCGGTTTGGCATGCTGGTGGATCGGTTTGGTACGCCATGGATGATTAATTGTGGTCAATGTACGCTCTGA
- a CDS encoding YybH family protein — MNMKTEVEQQVENWKQAVISQNIEQIMPFYAEDIRSFDAISELQFKGRKQYEAHWQRCLQMCKMTQFEIGQLDIKVDGNLAVCFFLNQCGGIDEKTGEEQVGWVRGTQVYEKIHGKWLIIHEHFSLPFDMATGSALFQLTPETESAW; from the coding sequence ATGAACATGAAAACTGAAGTTGAACAACAAGTGGAAAACTGGAAACAGGCTGTAATAAGCCAGAACATCGAACAAATCATGCCGTTTTATGCTGAAGATATTCGGTCATTTGATGCGATTTCCGAGTTGCAGTTTAAAGGTCGCAAACAATATGAGGCACATTGGCAACGTTGCCTGCAGATGTGCAAAATGACTCAGTTTGAAATCGGCCAGCTTGATATCAAGGTTGATGGAAATCTGGCGGTATGTTTTTTCCTTAATCAATGTGGCGGAATTGATGAAAAAACCGGTGAAGAACAGGTCGGCTGGGTTCGAGGCACTCAGGTGTATGAAAAAATTCACGGAAAATGGTTGATTATTCATGAGCACTTTTCTTTGCCGTTTGATATGGCAACAGGCTCAGCGTTGTTTCAGCTTACCCCTGAAACTGAATCTGCCTGGTAA
- a CDS encoding RNA polymerase sigma factor, with protein MKPDFFNQIYKSESRQILSTLIRLLGDFDLAEEAMHEAFAIAMKKWELDGVPENPRAWLISTARFKAIDQIRRQARFDYSLDTITDEQAAEETLLDEQQIEDDQLRLIFTCCHPALAEEARLALTLREICGITTEEVARAFLQKPTTIAQRIVRAKNKIREAGIPYEVPDADQLAERLQSVLQVIYLIFNEGYSASNGELLVKHDLASEAIRLGRLLTQLLPEAEVNGLLALMLLQDSRRHARVDSNGELITLEDQDRRLWDQQQIQQGCELVIQTLQTQHFGPFTLQAAIAAVHAEALSFDQTDWQQIVGLYDALMQFTDSPVVRLNQAVAIAMLQGPEAGLVIIEQLRVQGELNNYHLIYAAKADLCRRLQQFSTAKLAYQQALDLTQQGPEQRFLQRRLAELPI; from the coding sequence ATGAAACCAGATTTTTTTAATCAGATATATAAAAGTGAATCCAGGCAGATCCTTTCCACATTAATCCGCTTGTTAGGTGATTTTGATTTAGCTGAAGAAGCCATGCATGAGGCTTTTGCGATTGCCATGAAAAAATGGGAGCTGGATGGCGTTCCAGAGAATCCGCGTGCCTGGTTGATATCCACTGCCCGCTTTAAAGCCATTGATCAAATACGCCGACAGGCACGTTTTGATTATTCTTTAGATACCATCACTGATGAACAGGCCGCAGAAGAGACCTTGCTGGATGAGCAGCAGATAGAAGATGATCAATTACGACTGATATTCACTTGCTGCCACCCAGCATTAGCCGAAGAAGCACGGCTGGCACTGACATTACGGGAAATCTGTGGCATAACCACCGAGGAAGTCGCCCGGGCCTTTCTGCAAAAACCAACCACCATTGCCCAACGAATTGTCCGCGCCAAAAACAAAATTCGCGAAGCAGGTATTCCTTATGAAGTCCCTGATGCAGATCAATTAGCAGAACGTCTGCAGTCCGTGCTACAGGTCATCTATCTGATCTTTAATGAAGGTTATTCTGCCAGCAATGGCGAATTATTGGTCAAACATGATTTAGCCAGTGAAGCGATTCGTCTTGGCCGATTATTAACACAGCTATTGCCCGAAGCTGAAGTAAACGGGTTATTAGCATTAATGCTACTTCAGGACTCACGACGTCATGCCCGGGTAGATAGTAACGGCGAGTTGATTACACTGGAAGATCAGGATCGGCGTTTGTGGGATCAGCAACAGATTCAGCAAGGTTGTGAGCTGGTTATTCAGACATTACAAACTCAGCATTTTGGTCCCTTTACTCTACAAGCCGCCATCGCAGCAGTTCATGCGGAAGCCTTGTCTTTCGACCAAACGGATTGGCAACAAATCGTGGGGCTATATGATGCGCTTATGCAGTTTACTGATTCCCCTGTTGTCAGATTAAATCAGGCGGTGGCAATCGCAATGCTGCAGGGCCCCGAAGCAGGCTTAGTGATAATTGAGCAATTACGGGTTCAGGGCGAACTGAATAACTATCACCTGATTTATGCAGCCAAGGCGGATCTATGTCGCCGTTTGCAGCAGTTTTCAACTGCCAAACTGGCGTACCAGCAGGCACTTGATTTAACCCAGCAAGGGCCTGAACAACGTTTTCTGCAACGTCGCCTCGCCGAATTACCGATTTAA
- a CDS encoding ArsR/SmtB family transcription factor codes for MTHDEAAISLAELGNSSRLAIFRYLVKAGHEGVAVGEIQRNLAIPGSTLSHHLTKMAHADLIIQDKKGRSICCKPNFPHLENLMAYLKEECCEGHQPPDTETNSCDC; via the coding sequence ATGACGCATGACGAGGCGGCAATCAGTTTGGCAGAGTTAGGTAACAGTAGTCGTCTAGCTATTTTCAGATATCTGGTTAAAGCCGGACATGAAGGTGTAGCGGTGGGAGAAATACAGCGTAATTTAGCCATACCAGGCTCTACACTCTCGCATCATCTAACCAAAATGGCCCATGCCGATCTGATTATTCAGGATAAAAAAGGCCGCAGCATTTGCTGCAAACCAAACTTTCCTCATCTGGAAAATCTGATGGCCTATCTGAAAGAAGAGTGTTGCGAGGGACATCAACCACCAGATACCGAAACAAACTCATGTGATTGCTAA
- a CDS encoding type IV pilin protein: MRFTKLNITSQKAMTLIELMLVIAVLGVIVTIAVPSYRSYIDKTHNALAISQLVTIKSVIERYYLENHRYPPDSEAEWKAFTSNLPNNGKDPWDNPYVYTNIANAGPGIMGRVRADKKLNPINTQYDLYSKGKDGVTKRQVSNKYSLDDIILARDGRFIGLAADF, encoded by the coding sequence GTGCGGTTTACTAAGTTGAACATCACTTCACAAAAAGCAATGACGTTAATCGAACTCATGCTAGTTATCGCTGTACTTGGTGTCATAGTGACTATCGCGGTACCCAGTTATCGCAGCTATATTGATAAAACTCATAACGCTTTGGCTATCTCTCAACTTGTGACAATCAAATCGGTGATTGAACGTTACTACCTTGAAAATCACCGTTATCCACCTGATTCTGAGGCTGAATGGAAAGCTTTTACTTCCAATCTTCCCAATAATGGTAAAGATCCCTGGGATAACCCTTATGTTTATACAAATATTGCAAATGCTGGTCCGGGAATTATGGGGCGAGTAAGAGCAGATAAAAAATTGAATCCCATCAACACTCAATACGATCTTTACAGTAAAGGGAAAGATGGTGTAACCAAAAGACAAGTATCAAACAAATATAGTCTGGATGACATTATTCTGGCTCGAGATGGACGTTTTATAGGCCTCGCGGCTGATTTTTAG
- a CDS encoding YciI family protein: MKYLALVYYQEQIMNQMSQQEWDSLNQECMACGEKLQSSGHMLDGSALQSVETATTVRVRNGKVTMTDGPFAETKEQLAGFYLLEARDINEAIQLAGNIPPARYGSIEIRPVRELQTEQNSSGGKRNSSP; encoded by the coding sequence ATGAAATATCTGGCTTTGGTGTATTACCAGGAACAAATCATGAATCAAATGTCCCAGCAGGAATGGGACAGCCTGAATCAGGAATGCATGGCCTGTGGTGAAAAACTGCAAAGCAGTGGCCATATGCTGGATGGTTCAGCGTTGCAATCGGTCGAGACGGCTACTACTGTTCGCGTCCGCAACGGCAAAGTGACGATGACCGATGGTCCTTTTGCTGAAACCAAAGAACAACTGGCCGGTTTTTATCTGCTGGAAGCACGGGATATTAACGAAGCCATTCAATTGGCCGGCAATATTCCCCCCGCCAGATACGGCAGTATTGAAATTCGCCCCGTGCGTGAATTGCAGACTGAACAGAATAGCAGCGGTGGTAAAAGAAACTCATCACCATGA
- a CDS encoding SDR family oxidoreductase, whose product MDKTLVIGANGQIGKLLIQMMAEQKMPVKAMIRKADQATEFEKMGAEIVIADLEADIPDQAFADCDKVVFTAGSGGKTSADKTILVDLWGACKAIDKAKQHDIKQFVMVSSRDAGDPEHGSTAIKHYNVCKHFADKHLIESHLPYTILRPGRLINGPLTGKITTTRPTDQEQQTISRADVAACILQCLDHSETVNQIEELYQGEMPIQQAFIKSVKGRLG is encoded by the coding sequence ATGGATAAGACACTCGTCATCGGCGCCAACGGTCAAATTGGCAAATTATTGATTCAAATGATGGCTGAGCAGAAAATGCCAGTCAAAGCCATGATTCGCAAAGCAGATCAAGCCACCGAATTTGAAAAAATGGGCGCTGAAATAGTGATAGCTGATCTAGAAGCCGATATACCAGATCAAGCATTTGCAGATTGTGACAAGGTTGTATTTACAGCCGGTTCAGGTGGTAAAACCAGTGCTGATAAAACCATCCTGGTGGATTTATGGGGCGCCTGCAAAGCTATAGATAAAGCCAAACAACACGATATCAAACAATTTGTCATGGTCAGCTCGCGTGATGCTGGTGATCCCGAACACGGCTCCACGGCTATCAAGCATTACAACGTCTGCAAACATTTTGCCGATAAACACCTCATAGAAAGCCACCTGCCTTATACTATTTTGCGCCCCGGCCGATTAATTAATGGTCCATTAACCGGTAAAATCACCACCACTCGCCCAACCGATCAAGAACAACAAACTATTTCCCGTGCTGATGTAGCAGCCTGCATTTTGCAATGCCTGGATCATTCCGAAACAGTAAATCAGATTGAAGAGTTATATCAGGGTGAAATGCCAATTCAGCAAGCTTTTATAAAATCGGTAAAAGGTCGGTTGGGCTAA
- a CDS encoding DUF5610 domain-containing protein: MAINTAPFGQTVSSMAKDPVNKQDAPFGQQISVMAQEKKFSVADSNSQLNLSILKVSFNISEGNGDGAMALLYKTALEGINDSLKAEFGDNAIQKAYDQGIDVSPEATSERIVQMSTAFFDAYYSTRQDMPLDEALESFVKVIGGGIEQGFKEARDILGGLNVLEGDIASNIDKTYDLVQQGLQSFLQNYQASQEA; encoded by the coding sequence ATGGCTATTAATACTGCCCCGTTTGGGCAAACCGTAAGCTCGATGGCAAAGGATCCCGTCAATAAACAGGATGCCCCCTTTGGCCAACAAATTTCTGTCATGGCACAGGAAAAAAAGTTTTCTGTTGCTGATTCCAATAGCCAACTGAATCTGTCGATTTTAAAAGTGTCGTTCAACATCAGCGAAGGTAATGGCGATGGTGCGATGGCATTGCTTTACAAAACGGCTTTGGAAGGTATCAATGATTCTTTAAAAGCTGAGTTTGGTGATAACGCTATTCAAAAAGCCTACGACCAAGGTATTGATGTTTCACCTGAAGCCACTTCAGAACGGATCGTGCAAATGAGCACTGCTTTTTTTGATGCCTATTACAGTACCCGTCAGGATATGCCACTAGATGAAGCACTTGAATCATTTGTGAAAGTGATTGGTGGTGGAATTGAGCAGGGATTTAAAGAAGCCCGCGATATTCTTGGTGGATTGAACGTACTGGAAGGTGACATTGCCAGCAATATCGACAAAACCTACGATCTAGTTCAGCAAGGTTTACAGTCCTTCCTACAAAATTATCAAGCTTCTCAAGAAGCTTAA
- a CDS encoding permease codes for MDLIMSQNLNDTLAMFAFLAVELSILFLVVSFLVGLVQWKIPAEKIQNLLGESQRRGYLIAAGLGAITPFCSCSTIPILKGLIKARAGFGPMMVFLFASPILNPIIVVLLFATFGLNLTLIYVISAFVVSLVGGWLLNQMGFERYIRDEHYSTAKTVQSCCNTSEESSTSHAEKDNPACCAIESQPADCCDAQPVAKTPFQRISKQAWSDFIDVLPYLLVGIAIGSVIYGFVPTDFLQQYAGGDNPFAIPLAAVIGVPLYIRAEAVIPLAYSLLAKGVGAGTVMALIIGSAGASLTELILLRSLFKTRLLIAFVVVVMTMAIAAGYLTYLLF; via the coding sequence ATGGATTTAATTATGAGTCAGAATCTTAACGATACACTAGCAATGTTTGCTTTTTTAGCCGTTGAACTTTCAATACTGTTTCTTGTTGTTAGTTTTCTGGTCGGTTTGGTGCAATGGAAAATTCCCGCTGAAAAAATTCAGAATTTACTTGGCGAAAGTCAGCGACGTGGATATTTAATAGCAGCAGGATTAGGGGCGATAACCCCTTTTTGCAGTTGTTCAACTATTCCGATTTTGAAAGGGCTTATAAAAGCGAGAGCAGGTTTTGGGCCTATGATGGTATTCCTGTTTGCTTCACCAATATTAAACCCCATTATTGTCGTACTTTTATTCGCCACATTTGGACTAAACCTGACATTGATATATGTCATATCGGCTTTCGTCGTTTCCCTAGTCGGGGGCTGGTTATTAAATCAAATGGGTTTTGAACGATACATTCGAGATGAACATTATTCCACGGCTAAAACTGTTCAATCTTGTTGTAATACATCAGAAGAATCTAGTACAAGTCATGCTGAAAAGGATAATCCTGCTTGCTGTGCCATTGAAAGCCAACCAGCGGATTGCTGTGATGCCCAACCAGTTGCCAAAACACCGTTCCAACGGATTAGTAAACAAGCCTGGTCAGATTTTATTGATGTTTTACCATATTTATTGGTCGGTATTGCGATCGGCAGTGTAATTTATGGTTTTGTGCCGACCGATTTCCTGCAGCAGTATGCTGGTGGTGATAATCCTTTTGCCATTCCTTTGGCGGCAGTTATTGGAGTGCCTTTGTATATTCGTGCAGAAGCTGTTATTCCTCTAGCTTATTCCTTATTGGCAAAAGGAGTTGGTGCAGGTACCGTCATGGCATTGATAATTGGTAGTGCCGGTGCCAGCTTGACGGAATTAATTTTGTTACGCTCATTGTTTAAAACGCGTTTATTAATCGCCTTTGTTGTGGTGGTAATGACAATGGCGATTGCTGCAGGATATTTGACTTATCTGCTGTTCTGA
- a CDS encoding putative bifunctional diguanylate cyclase/phosphodiesterase, which yields MIEKSPHNRNKVARRILLSFVVASLIPVLVLGVLSFHQVSQQLYQQSYDVLQKSSKDYGLRFIDRLVLAESALRLLANRIERSSRGLRDQNLFRDQKLQKQFSDLAIITNNGQRASLLGDTRMVPYLTEQEIESVRSGLTLIKPIESNEIGVKQIWIALNFNENSPDAGILMAELHPEALWEVDNLGVNQLMVMTDVGESWFSSLPSTSLPNQLLTNLLDNYSGSFNHNLGNNAYLGGFWQAPIANMFASPDLIIVHAQPRSMALSAIDYFTKVYPPLILLTVLIVAFLSTKLIAKYLSPLTALRIATERIAEGQFDYQVDIHSKDEFEILGDSFNEMTRRLRSQFEIQSTMAEIDRQILSVLNADEIVETALTRLPGIFFSDLISIAKFDAEKQLIVEVHTRRDGQHFDLLDQSFPINDEELTDLQKNQGSVVEINNQPRLPAYLEVLKLTGNWHFLVIPVVVNGSISATISFAYQQTKIISNDLKAIARSFGDRIAVALSNAAWEEKLFHQAHFDGLTGLANRLVLNERLHQEIARANRDSKQLAVFFLDLDRFKNVNDSLGHAAGDELLIQIAEHLSNSIRTTDLVVRMSGDEFVVLITDIDNPALISMIAEKVLKAVDTTSIVAGQSVKSTASMGIAMYPTDAETPEDLLKFADSAMYYAKNDGRANFRFYSAEMTAKALENIKLEHDLREAISKDEIIIYYQPKFDSEKQVIGAEALIRWNHSELGMISPAKFIPIAEQSMLIVEIGRWVLEQTCEFIKSFTNLGIEPVPISVNISGVEFDRPDIVNKTAEILKRTRVNPDFIELELTENVAIGNREACIERMHQLKALGLRLAMDDFGTGFSSLSYLQDLPLDVLKIDQHFIRELETGINSQAIVRAILALADGLHMQVIAEGVETESQLKFLQDHQCKLFQGFLFSRPIPANEFVKLLLGKEQKNHLGLGNV from the coding sequence ATGATAGAAAAATCGCCCCACAACCGAAATAAAGTCGCTCGAAGGATATTGCTCTCCTTTGTTGTTGCATCCTTAATACCAGTATTGGTTTTGGGGGTATTGTCTTTTCATCAAGTCAGTCAGCAGCTATACCAACAATCCTATGATGTGCTACAGAAAAGCAGTAAAGATTATGGTTTGCGATTTATCGACCGGCTCGTATTGGCTGAAAGCGCTTTACGATTATTGGCAAACCGGATTGAACGTTCAAGCAGAGGATTACGGGATCAGAATTTATTCCGGGATCAGAAGTTACAAAAACAGTTTAGCGATTTAGCAATAATTACCAATAATGGTCAAAGAGCCTCTTTGTTAGGTGATACCCGTATGGTGCCATATCTCACAGAACAGGAGATTGAATCCGTTCGTTCCGGATTAACACTTATTAAACCGATTGAGAGCAATGAGATTGGCGTTAAACAGATTTGGATCGCCTTAAATTTTAATGAAAACAGCCCTGATGCTGGCATTTTAATGGCTGAGTTACACCCCGAAGCTTTGTGGGAAGTCGATAATCTAGGTGTCAATCAGCTTATGGTAATGACAGATGTCGGCGAATCCTGGTTCAGCTCATTACCAAGCACGTCATTACCCAACCAATTATTGACCAATCTACTCGACAACTACAGCGGCAGTTTTAATCACAATCTTGGAAACAATGCTTATCTGGGCGGCTTCTGGCAAGCACCTATAGCCAATATGTTTGCCTCCCCCGATCTTATTATTGTGCATGCCCAACCGAGATCAATGGCGCTAAGTGCTATCGACTATTTCACCAAGGTTTATCCGCCACTGATTTTGTTGACTGTATTAATTGTGGCGTTCCTCAGTACCAAATTAATTGCCAAATATCTCTCACCACTGACCGCACTTAGAATTGCTACCGAACGTATTGCAGAAGGGCAGTTTGATTATCAGGTCGACATACACAGCAAAGATGAATTTGAAATTCTAGGTGATTCATTTAATGAAATGACCCGACGCTTGCGCAGTCAGTTTGAAATTCAATCCACCATGGCTGAAATAGATCGACAGATCCTTTCTGTGCTGAATGCGGATGAAATCGTTGAAACCGCTTTAACTCGATTGCCCGGCATATTTTTTAGTGACCTGATTTCGATTGCCAAATTTGATGCTGAAAAACAACTTATTGTGGAGGTCCATACTCGTCGTGATGGTCAACATTTTGATTTATTGGACCAATCATTCCCTATAAACGATGAAGAACTGACTGATTTGCAAAAAAATCAGGGGAGTGTGGTGGAAATCAACAATCAGCCGCGTTTACCGGCTTATCTGGAAGTATTAAAACTGACTGGTAACTGGCATTTTTTGGTCATTCCGGTGGTGGTGAATGGCTCTATTTCTGCCACTATCAGTTTTGCTTATCAACAGACTAAGATCATTAGTAATGACCTCAAAGCTATTGCCAGAAGCTTTGGTGATCGTATTGCAGTAGCTTTATCAAACGCAGCTTGGGAGGAGAAGCTTTTTCATCAGGCGCATTTTGATGGATTAACCGGCTTAGCTAACCGGTTAGTGTTAAATGAGAGATTGCATCAGGAAATTGCTCGGGCAAATCGTGATTCAAAACAGTTGGCGGTTTTTTTTCTGGATCTGGACCGCTTTAAAAACGTCAACGATTCTTTGGGTCATGCTGCTGGTGATGAGCTTTTGATCCAGATAGCAGAACATTTATCCAACAGTATTCGAACCACCGACCTGGTGGTCCGAATGAGTGGCGATGAGTTTGTCGTGTTGATTACTGACATTGATAATCCGGCACTTATCAGCATGATTGCCGAAAAAGTATTAAAAGCAGTAGATACAACCTCAATAGTGGCAGGACAGTCGGTTAAATCCACCGCCAGTATGGGTATTGCCATGTATCCAACAGATGCCGAAACGCCTGAAGATCTGCTGAAATTTGCGGATTCGGCCATGTATTATGCGAAAAATGACGGTCGCGCTAATTTCCGTTTCTATTCAGCAGAAATGACCGCAAAGGCGCTGGAAAATATCAAGCTTGAACATGATTTACGAGAAGCTATTAGTAAAGATGAAATTATTATTTATTACCAGCCAAAATTTGATAGTGAAAAACAGGTCATCGGTGCGGAAGCGCTAATTCGCTGGAATCATTCCGAGTTGGGCATGATTTCACCTGCCAAATTTATTCCGATAGCTGAACAATCAATGCTGATTGTGGAAATTGGGCGCTGGGTGCTTGAACAAACATGTGAGTTTATAAAATCATTCACTAACCTGGGTATTGAACCGGTGCCAATTTCAGTGAATATTTCAGGCGTGGAATTTGATCGTCCAGACATTGTGAACAAAACGGCTGAGATCCTTAAACGTACACGAGTTAATCCGGATTTTATTGAACTGGAATTAACCGAGAATGTTGCGATAGGTAATCGTGAGGCCTGCATTGAGAGAATGCATCAGTTGAAAGCATTGGGCCTAAGGCTGGCGATGGATGATTTTGGTACCGGTTTCTCATCATTATCCTATCTGCAGGATTTGCCATTGGATGTACTGAAAATTGATCAGCATTTTATTCGTGAGCTGGAAACCGGTATCAATAGTCAGGCAATTGTAAGAGCCATACTTGCTTTAGCGGATGGTTTGCATATGCAGGTGATCGCTGAAGGGGTGGAGACAGAGTCACAACTGAAATTTCTGCAGGATCATCAATGTAAATTGTTCCAGGGCTTTTTGTTCAGCAGGCCAATTCCGGCAAACGAATTCGTCAAACTGCTGCTTGGTAAAGAGCAAAAAAATCATCTCGGCTTAGGCAACGTTTAA
- a CDS encoding VOC family protein, giving the protein MTQKLQTCLWFNSNAEPAVNFYLSVFGGHEIDRLYYNNAGPGPEGSVLSITFEIYGQQLIALNGGTDVAFNHAMSLLVRCENQTEIDLLWDKLLVNGGRTLQCGWVQDQFGVCWQIVPNMLDKMLQDKQRAPAVMTALLSMNKLNIPQLEAAYQNSR; this is encoded by the coding sequence ATGACGCAAAAACTGCAAACCTGTCTGTGGTTTAACAGCAACGCCGAACCTGCGGTGAATTTTTATCTGTCGGTATTCGGTGGCCACGAAATTGATCGGCTCTATTACAACAATGCAGGCCCTGGACCAGAGGGTTCAGTGCTGTCTATCACATTTGAAATTTATGGCCAGCAACTGATCGCTCTCAATGGTGGCACGGATGTGGCATTTAATCATGCGATGTCATTGTTAGTCCGCTGCGAGAATCAAACCGAAATCGACCTGCTTTGGGATAAGTTACTGGTCAATGGCGGCAGGACATTGCAATGCGGCTGGGTTCAGGATCAGTTTGGTGTGTGCTGGCAGATTGTGCCCAATATGCTGGATAAAATGTTGCAGGATAAACAGCGTGCTCCGGCAGTAATGACGGCATTACTCTCCATGAACAAGCTGAATATCCCACAATTAGAAGCCGCTTATCAGAACAGCAGATAA